From one Candidatus Chromulinivorax destructor genomic stretch:
- a CDS encoding tyrosine recombinase, with amino-acid sequence MKQLFHKFEQYLMTEKMVAINTLQAYQRDILQCINFLESRGRTSFDQVTAQDIKEFLHHLRLTLKISARTVSRKLSSLKSFSKFLQYHYNHADFTYNVSFPKLEKSLPTFLTEDQILNLFNVAQTDETPTGKRNSTMIALMYVCGVRVSELVELTSSNINFTDGLLHVSGKGGKQRIVPLPDSMVEMLQVYLLNVQPYLFRNMTITSDILFPILYADKVKPMTRQGFWGILKQVVTKAGLPDSISPHVLRHSIATHLLKKGANLRLLQMALGHEQLQTVQVYTHVEVSHLRKLYDAKHPRA; translated from the coding sequence TCAACGAGACATCCTGCAATGCATTAATTTCTTAGAATCACGAGGCCGCACTTCATTTGATCAAGTTACCGCACAAGATATTAAAGAGTTTTTACATCACCTACGATTGACCTTAAAAATTTCGGCTCGAACCGTATCAAGAAAGTTATCATCACTCAAATCATTCTCTAAATTTTTGCAATATCATTACAATCACGCTGACTTTACGTATAACGTATCGTTTCCTAAGCTGGAAAAAAGCCTGCCGACCTTTCTTACCGAGGATCAAATTCTCAATCTTTTTAATGTTGCTCAAACTGACGAGACGCCGACTGGTAAACGAAATAGCACGATGATTGCTTTGATGTATGTGTGCGGTGTCCGAGTTAGTGAACTGGTAGAGTTAACGTCATCGAATATTAATTTCACTGATGGACTGTTGCACGTATCAGGCAAGGGTGGTAAACAAAGAATTGTACCGTTACCTGATTCAATGGTTGAAATGTTGCAAGTTTATTTACTCAATGTACAACCATACTTATTTAGAAATATGACCATTACGTCAGATATTTTATTTCCTATTTTGTATGCAGATAAAGTTAAGCCGATGACTCGACAGGGATTCTGGGGAATTTTAAAACAGGTTGTTACCAAGGCTGGTTTACCTGATTCAATATCTCCCCACGTTTTGCGTCATTCGATTGCGACTCATCTGCTTAAAAAAGGTGCGAATCTACGCTTGTTACAAATGGCACTTGGCCATGAGCAACTGCAAACCGTGCAGGTCTACACGCATGTTGAAGTATCACATTTAAGAAAATTATATGATGCAAAGCATCCACGAGCTTAA
- a CDS encoding ankyrin repeat domain-containing protein, whose product MKKIYVAVWFMFGLQSMSMQAAQDSLQNVENGRQAMINNSVKNLTYLTQGFDFLRTQNLVDISFHDFLEQHVSHDEDGNKNMNFDQVILDAEDVLTKNMKDTFLKTLDTSLQNWKNLDQCNSQVFLYVMQNKDDNFYRFWLYAWSKTTAEDGKTQLYRAIFKYNLEIARMLIAAGADVNTQNEDGWTPLYRAVFNNNTEIARMLIAASADVNIQNKCGYTPLHHGNSVEIARMLINAGADVNIQNECGYTALHQAALKNNLEIVSMLIDAGADVNTQNKDGWTPLHYVVMSNNSKSNNPKVAHILISACADVNISDESGYTPLHYAVLGNDKKLVKILIIAGADVNTQNKDGWTPLHKAALNNYIQIVEILITAQAHLNIQNEDGKTAELAARTPEMKEIFAQAREKQHEKMDVQSMVKIIKID is encoded by the coding sequence ATGAAAAAAATATACGTAGCAGTTTGGTTCATGTTTGGTTTGCAATCAATGAGTATGCAGGCTGCGCAAGATTCGCTGCAAAATGTTGAGAACGGGCGACAAGCTATGATTAATAATTCTGTTAAGAATTTAACTTACTTGACGCAAGGTTTTGATTTTTTACGCACTCAAAATCTTGTCGATATCTCATTTCATGATTTTTTAGAGCAGCATGTATCACACGATGAAGATGGTAATAAAAATATGAACTTTGATCAAGTTATTCTCGATGCAGAGGACGTTCTTACGAAAAATATGAAAGATACATTTTTAAAAACGCTTGATACTTCATTACAAAATTGGAAGAATCTTGATCAATGTAACAGTCAGGTATTTTTATATGTTATGCAAAATAAAGATGATAATTTCTATCGGTTCTGGTTGTATGCATGGAGTAAGACTACAGCTGAAGATGGTAAGACTCAATTGTATCGCGCAATTTTTAAATATAATCTAGAAATAGCACGTATGTTGATTGCTGCAGGAGCTGATGTAAATACTCAAAATGAGGATGGTTGGACTCCATTGTATCGAGCAGTTTTTAATAATAATACAGAAATAGCACGTATGTTAATTGCTGCAAGCGCTGATGTAAACATACAAAATAAATGTGGTTATACTCCATTGCATCATGGTAATAGTGTAGAAATAGCAAGGATGTTGATTAATGCAGGCGCTGATGTAAATATACAAAATGAATGTGGTTATACTGCATTGCATCAGGCAGCTTTAAAAAACAACCTAGAAATAGTAAGCATGTTGATTGATGCAGGCGCTGATGTAAATACTCAAAATAAGGATGGTTGGACTCCATTACATTATGTAGTTATGTCTAATAATTCAAAATCTAATAATCCAAAAGTAGCACATATATTGATTTCTGCATGCGCTGATGTAAATATTTCAGATGAATCTGGTTATACTCCATTACATTATGCTGTCTTAGGCAACGATAAAAAATTAGTGAAAATATTGATTATTGCAGGTGCTGATGTAAATACTCAAAATAAGGATGGTTGGACTCCATTACATAAAGCAGCTTTAAATAATTATATACAAATAGTTGAGATATTAATTACTGCACAAGCTCACCTTAACATTCAAAATGAAGATGGCAAAACAGCTGAGCTAGCAGCTAGAACTCCAGAAATGAAAGAAATTTTTGCACAAGCCCGAGAAAAACAACACGAAAAAATGGATGTCCAATCTATGGTAAAAATTATAAAAATAGATTAG